The region GTCCACCCCCACCACCCGCGCTCCCTGGTGCGCGAGCTTGCGGCACAGGTAGCCGTTGCCGCAGCCCAGGTCGAGCACGTCCGCGCCGCGGACCGGACCGAGCATGGCGAGCATGGGCTCGTCGCTGACGTACGCCCGGTGGTCGTCGCCGTCGGCGTCGAAGCCGCTTTCCCACGGCAGGGCGTTCCGGTTCCAGAGGGAGCGGACCGTGCTGTCGTCGAGGGGGGCGGGCCATTGCTGGGGAACGGCGGCCGCACGGTCCAGATGGGGTTGCACCGTGGCGGCGTTCGCCCCGTGCTCCGGTCGTCCGGCGGCCTCACCCGGGTGGCGGCCCTCGAATTCCAGCCGGTCCAGGGAGGGCTGGAAGCGCCCGGACCACGGTGAACGGTAGCGGAAGTAGTATTCCCAGGCCCAGAAGGGCTCGTCGACGGTCTCTGTCTTCCCTGCGCAGTCCGCACAGAACAGCACCCTTTGGCGCGGGCAAAAGGCCAACGACATGAAGTGCTTCGGGCGCCGGCAGACCGCACAGGGGTAGCGCCAATGGAGGCCGCATCTCGGGGCGGGCGAGCCCAGGTCGTACGACGCCCCGTGCACCGGGTAGTCGCTCACGGCGGTGGCGATCCGCCGGCAGTAGCAGCAGTCGGGCGGGGGTGCGTCACGGGCGGCGCTCATACCGCCGCCCGGAAGTAGTCGGGGATGCGGGCGAAGTCCGGGTCCATGCCGGCGGTGAACCAGGCATGAGTGTCGTGCAGCACGGCGTCGAACATCTGGTGCGGAATGGCGTGCCCCTTCCGAATGCGAGTGTTCCGGTGGTCCTCCAGGGCGTTCATCCACGCCCGGAACCGCCGCACACGTCCGTCGCTGGCCGGCCAGGCGTCTTGGATGCGCTCCCGTACGACCGTGAAGGGGCTGGGGACCGCCAGCTGGGCGCTTCCCACCAGCCCTTCCACTGCGGGGAGTTGGTGGTAGATGGCAGTGATCTCGTCCACGAAGGAGACCCGGTAGCCGAGGCGCCGGCGCAGCGCGAGCCACATGTCCCAGTCCTCGCAGTGCGTCAGCGACTCGTCGAAGCGCACCCCGGTCTCCCGGAAGCTCCGCACGACCACGGCTCCGGTGTGGATGAAGTTGGCCACCAGGAGGAAGTCGTCGTCGAAGGGGTATGCCTTCACCGGTCCGCCGTCCACCCTCTCGGGCAGCTCGCTCATCCGCTCACCCGCGACGAGGGCGGAGCAGTAGACGAAGTCCGCCCGCCCCAACGCCAGGGCCTGGTACGCGCGGGCCAGATGCCGGGGCAGGAAGATGTCGTCGTCGTCGAGGAAGGCCAGGTACTCCCCCTCGGCGTGGTCGATACCGACGTTGCGCGCGTGGGAGACCCCGGTGCGGCGCGGCAGTTCGAAGAGCCGTAGGGGCAGGCGGTCCCGCCATGGACGGAGCACGTCGACCAGGGTGGGGCCGCCGTCGTTCACCACGACGACCTCGAAGTCGCCGAAGACCTGCCGGGAGAGGCTGGCGAGGGCTTCCGGCAGGAGGTGAGGGCGGTGGTGGGTTGGGATGACGACACTGATCATGGATACTCCTCAGGCGTCCGCGTCCGGGGCGGGTCCGGGAATCCCTGGACCACGTCCGCCGATCCGCCGGACCGTGGCGTCCGGTATGCCGGCCATCCGGTAGAGGGTGGCGCGGCCGGTGCCGGTGGCGCCGGGCTCCTTCCTGGTGCGCCACTGCCAGGTGACGCGCCCGTCCCGGGCCACCTCGAACACCCGGCCCGCGGTCGCGTCGGTCACCAGCACGCTCCCCCCGGGAAGGGGCTCGGCCCCGCCCGCGACCGGGGTGAAGAAACTCCCGGGCGGCTCCGCCCGGTACTCCCACACGACGACGCCTCGCACCGGGTCGATTTCGAGCACCCGGCTGCGCGCGGCGTTCACCCCGTTGTCGAGCACCACGACGTTCCCCCCGGGCGCCATTGTCGGCTGGTGCTGCCCCGACAGCGTCCCCGGACCCCACGACCACAGCACGCGCGACCCGTCGGGGGCGACGGCGGCGATCAGGTCGAGGTTGCGCATCGAGACCAGCAGGGCGCCGTCGGGCCACAGCCCCGACGGATGGGCATGGAGGATCTCCACGGTGTTGGTGTGCAGGACATCGCACGGGGAGCCTGGCAGCAGCCGCAGCAAGGTCAGTGCCCGGGCCGGCGGCCCGTCGTGCGAGGCCGAGAGCAGCAGTCCGGAGGTCTCCTCGTCGAGGGGTACGCCGGCCTTGCGGAAGGCGGCGTCTTTGCCACGCACCTGATCGTGCACCAGCGCCCGGAGCGCGGGGTCGGTGGTGAGAGCGTCGTAGAGCGACACGTCGCGAAGGCGGCGGCCGTCGTCGCCGAGGACGGTGACGAGATTGTCGAGAACGGTGAACGGGCTGCCGTCCACCGTGATGCGCCGCGGTTCCTCGGTGAGCACGTGCACGGCCCCGTCCGGCGCGACGGCGAGGTCGTGGTGCGCGGTGACGTCGGCGCGCCACAGCACGGAGGAGTCCCGATCGAGTTTCAGCAGGGCCTGGAGCGGCACCGTGGCGAACAGGCAGCCGTCCGCGGCGACTTCGACGTGGTTCCAGCCGCGCAGGAAGCTTGGCGGGTCGCCTTCCTGGGCTGGCTGCGCGGTGGCGTTGCTCCACGTGTGGAGCTCGGCGCCGTCGCGGTCGACAAGCCGGGCCACGGGCGTGGGGTAGGAGGAGGCCGGCGAGTAGACGAAGTGGTCGACCGCCGTGTGCCGGGACGGCGTGAGCGCCGCGCGAGCGAGGCTTTCGGACAATGTGCTGTCCTCCGGTTCGTTGCGTACGGAGTTGTTGCTGGCGTCTCGTCGGATCGGACGGTCAAGACTCGCGCGCCTGGTGGCCGGCCGTGGTGGCCGCCATGACCTCCTCGGCGGTCTTCCAGATCTCCGGGAGTTCGTCGAGCGTCCGTGCCGCCCGGTCGCGGAGGTCGGCACCGCTGGTGATGCCGATGTCCGCGAGGAGTTCGGCGAAGGCTGGTTCGTGGGCCGCCTTCAGGTCCGGCGCGTCGGCGGCCAGGACCTTGTGGCAGCGCGCTGCCGTGGCGACGAGCCAGAACACCACCTCCTGGTGGTCGCCCCGGCGCGCCAGGGCGTAGCTCGCGTCGATTGCGATCGGCCGCGCCGCCGCGGTGAGGTCGCTGCTGAAGAAGAACGGCGTCCTCGACACGGCCGCGGCGCAGTCGAAGGTGGCGGAGAGCGCGTCGATGTGCCGCTCCACGCGGTCCGCGGTGAGCTCCTGTGCCCCCAGCTGGCGCAGCAGCTGGGGATAGTGCCGCCGCAGCCCGGTGTCCGCCAGGGCGTCGCGAGCACGCAGGTAGCGCAGGCGCACCGTGGGGTTGCACAGCGCGGCCACCAGGATCAGGTGGGCGGTCACCCCGGTGGGGAACAGCCAGCCGGTGACCCGGTCGTGCCAGGGGGCCTCGGTGTCCGGTGCGCGCAGGCCGTTCTCGATCCGCTGCCGCACGTTCTCGCAGCGGCGCCGGACCCAGGTCCCGTCGGTGAAGGCGGCGGCCACCTGCCGTTGCAGCGCGCGCAGCCGACCTGTCGGGTCGTCGATGACCGTGTCGGTGCGCAGTCCGCCCGCCAGGTGGTAGTCGGCCAGTGACCTGTCGGCCGGCGCGATCCGGTCCCACGGCAAGTAGGTAACCTCCAGCAGTACCCCGTGGTGGAGGAACTTGCCGAGTTTCAGGCCCTCGACGGGCTGCCCGGTCACCACCATGACGTCCACGTCGCTGCCCAGGGGGAGTTCGCCCAGGGGCTTCATGTCCACCGTGGAACCGCTGAAGTACGCGCCCACGTAGCCCTCGTAGGCGTGTGCTGAGCTCTTCACCCAGTCGTGTGCGGCAGAACGTGCGGCTGCCACGGTGATGCCGGTTGCCATGGTGGGGGAACC is a window of Streptomyces sp. NBC_01477 DNA encoding:
- a CDS encoding class I SAM-dependent methyltransferase, whose amino-acid sequence is MSAARDAPPPDCCYCRRIATAVSDYPVHGASYDLGSPAPRCGLHWRYPCAVCRRPKHFMSLAFCPRQRVLFCADCAGKTETVDEPFWAWEYYFRYRSPWSGRFQPSLDRLEFEGRHPGEAAGRPEHGANAATVQPHLDRAAAVPQQWPAPLDDSTVRSLWNRNALPWESGFDADGDDHRAYVSDEPMLAMLGPVRGADVLDLGCGNGYLCRKLAHQGARVVGVDLSEDMLSLAARHEAAQPLGITYLAASATQLAALETASFDKIVCNHVLTSVPDHESVLDEARRVLRPEGRLVLALSHPCFSCGPRLWDLPAADSPRQEEASGYVVDDYFRTGGNLLAAWEGFAPVPYVHRPLSEYWRAFRVAGFLVSDFAEPSVSSRGRAELPGWQVRQMERIPYSCLFLLTRVQEPLR
- a CDS encoding glycosyltransferase family 2 protein, whose translation is MISVVIPTHHRPHLLPEALASLSRQVFGDFEVVVVNDGGPTLVDVLRPWRDRLPLRLFELPRRTGVSHARNVGIDHAEGEYLAFLDDDDIFLPRHLARAYQALALGRADFVYCSALVAGERMSELPERVDGGPVKAYPFDDDFLLVANFIHTGAVVVRSFRETGVRFDESLTHCEDWDMWLALRRRLGYRVSFVDEITAIYHQLPAVEGLVGSAQLAVPSPFTVVRERIQDAWPASDGRVRRFRAWMNALEDHRNTRIRKGHAIPHQMFDAVLHDTHAWFTAGMDPDFARIPDYFRAAV
- a CDS encoding arylsulfotransferase family protein; translated protein: MSESLARAALTPSRHTAVDHFVYSPASSYPTPVARLVDRDGAELHTWSNATAQPAQEGDPPSFLRGWNHVEVAADGCLFATVPLQALLKLDRDSSVLWRADVTAHHDLAVAPDGAVHVLTEEPRRITVDGSPFTVLDNLVTVLGDDGRRLRDVSLYDALTTDPALRALVHDQVRGKDAAFRKAGVPLDEETSGLLLSASHDGPPARALTLLRLLPGSPCDVLHTNTVEILHAHPSGLWPDGALLVSMRNLDLIAAVAPDGSRVLWSWGPGTLSGQHQPTMAPGGNVVVLDNGVNAARSRVLEIDPVRGVVVWEYRAEPPGSFFTPVAGGAEPLPGGSVLVTDATAGRVFEVARDGRVTWQWRTRKEPGATGTGRATLYRMAGIPDATVRRIGGRGPGIPGPAPDADA